The sequence CCACCGACGTCCGAGTCTCTAGATTTTGATGAGGTAGCTTGTCGCATAGATGCTCTCACACGACCATGTTCGGATCAGATCTCTTCTTCGGTTTCTATTCTGATTAGAAATAGAGGTGAGTCAAATTAATAGTGTAAAGGTTGGGGAGGTGaagagaacttttttttttgacgaagAGGTGGAGGCGTAGATCATCGACACTTCTGTCTAGATTATCTTTTGTTTGGCGAATGACGAAACCCAAGCATAAACAGACGAAGCCCATTAAAAAACATATGCACCTGAGTGAGGCCCAAACGTAACTCAATAGACTGAAGCCATGTGACGTGTCCAAATGAAATGTTTTAATTGGAGGAATATTTTAAATGATGTGGACATGCTAGAATTTCAGCATATTttacttttagtattgtatagaTACGATGATAATACTAATACGGTATTATTAATACCAATAAAACGATAAATTAACCTTAAACAAATACAAGGAAATAGATCACGTTTCCTTGTCAAAGCCGCCTCTTCTTGATGGTCAAGTAAACAAATACATTCATACATAACGCAGGCAcattcacatatatatacaaagagCAAGTCCAAGTGTATGAACAAAACAGAGTCAAAAGACATAATTTAAAACAGATAGCGAGATACAGGGGATTATAATGGCTATGCAACATGTTTGGAGTAAAGGATATCGAAAGGTAATATTTGAGAGTGACTGTAAAAAAGTTATAGATACACTCAATCGCCGATGTCTACATTTTGATGGTCACAATTGGATAAGGGATGTTTTATGGTGGAAGCAAAAATTTCATGAAGTGGAGTTCATATGGATAAAGAGAGAGAATAACAGAGCAGCAGATAAGATGGCGAAGCAAcaaattccttatgatcaatctttcttttttcattATTATGTACCTTCATCTATTACTTTGGAGCTACATAATGATTATGTAAACTCTTAAAGATCAATAAGAAAgacgttataaaaaaaaaaacagatagcGAAGAAGATCTCATAACAATGCAGGATTTTTCTTCTACGGTGTCGTTTAGCCCTAGCTTCAGTTTCTACGTCTCGGGTGACGGTAACATCGTAGAAACCGCCGTTAGAGTTGTCCGTGAGTCACAGAGCTACTATTCCGTTAAAGTAGACGGAGACGGCGACGAATCTGAATTCGAGTTCGAAACGTCGCCGTTACGTGAAGAGAGCTTCTTCCACTTCCCAACGACGGCGGAGAAAGAAAACGATGCCGATCAATCTCTATCTTCGCCGTCTCAGTCGCATTCATCGTCGGACGATCCAGATGACTTCTCGCCGAGCAGATACTACTGTTTCTGGACCCCGATCCGATCGCCGGCGAGAGGAGGTAGCTCCAAGAGTAAGTCTTCGAGACGTTGCCGGATCAAGGATTTTCTGAGGAGAAGCCGCAGCGACGGAGCCGTTTCGACCACGAGCGAACCGAAACGGTGTAGTTTCAAGGATCTTCTTCTGAGAAGAAGCCACAGTGACAGCGGCGGCAACGGTTCGCCGGTAGTGAAAGGGAAGCTTAAAACGGCGTCGCATAAGTCTACGAACGTTGGGGAAGTGAATATGAGAAGAACGACTTATTTACCTTACAGGCAAGATTTGATCGGCGTTTTCGCCGGGAGGAGCAGATTCCGtcgataaaaagaaaaattacatatagctccttgttttaatatttatttttgtttttggccatgtaattttttttagtgcTATTTAGTTCTTGTACTTTATATTTGCCACTTGTAAAGACTCTCGAGGAAATAGAGGTTTTCTTGTGATGTCAAGGCATGACATGTAAAAACAAGCTGGTAGGTGGGTGACATCGCGTTTTGCGATGCTGACATAGGCTGTATTATATAGATGTCATGATGCTTGTTTCTCTGGTTAACTAAACATGCTTGTGGCTACTTAACAGGGAGAGAGGTGTGTTTGAACGTGTATGTTTCTGTGTTGTGATGTAAGTTGAATAATAGCTGATAGTTATCTTATGATTCATGAATTTTTCCTTCTTAGACTGATGCTTTTGAACAAACTCTTCAGACGCATGCAGTGGCTTATAAGTTATGATAAaacatcatatgattagtgtaGCATGGCTTATCTTAGCTGGATTTCTTccactttttcattttatttggaCCAGTTATACAATGTCTCAGGATATCATCCAGGTGACAAAAAAAAGCGAAAGTTTCATGTTGGCCAAAAAGTTATGTTATGCCACTTCCTCTCTCTCAGTTTCCAAACGTAAAAAGACACGCTTGTCTTAACGTCTCTTGAAATTCGTTCTATATGTTCGTTTTCCCCGCAACAAAGCAAGTAAATAAAGACAAGACTCTTCGCCTGGGCCTGCCTTCTATGTCAAGTAAATAATGTTGACATGTTGCATGAAAATGTCGACATAATTTCCTCATCTCCCGCACCATGCATACATATAAGTAGCAACACAAGCCCTTCGCACATTCTTTATTTCTCCTCTCTCACATCCGTACAGGAAGAGAAGCTCCTCAAGTATacgatgtttttgtttattctaTTTATCAACCAGACGAAAATACGGAGAAAGCTGCGCATGTATAATAAAAAGGCTTAGAGAGGGTTTTCGTATAGTACTCTTCTTTTATTCGATTTAGTTTAGTACTCTTCTTTTAATTCCTCTTTCGCCATTACAATTTCTTCCTTTACTTATGCTTGATAGTATAAGTTCATGTTTGGTAACAATTTGTACAAAGATGTTTTGTTCTCATATCTAATTCATGCTGTTAACAAGCTCTACATATGTTCCATGCTACGTAAACTTGGTACTTTTTGGGTTTCAGTTTCTCTTAATGGCTCATCAGAATCACAGACGATTCTCTCATCATCTGCTTTAAAAGCCGCACACAGGTAAGATAGATATAAACACAAAGCGATGGTGTTTATTAAGATAAGGTtatcaagaaaatgaaatatataaggGGAGCCTCTTGTTTTGGTGATAAGATCTTATCCTCGATTTAACCCACAGCCATCAATCCTTTCTTCATCTACACcacttgtttttttattatccttTCTTCAACCTAGGGTTAAAACCAAATGTTGATAAAACTTTTAGCGGCTATTAAACAATTGTGAGAtaagttgaccaaaaaaacaatTGTGAGATAAGTCGAACTTAGATATGCTAAGATAAAAATAACTTTCTTTTAACTAGTTGAAATAACAGCATTTGAGTAATGTATTGTGGaatgtcttctttttttgacatcaaaagGTAAAAATGTGCAATGTTATGGTTAACAAGACTGAAGTTAGTACAAGATACTGATTGGAtgtatcaatttaaaatatactaatcCAGAGGCATTCTCTCGTGCTAACAGTGAAATGGTTTGTCTATATTATTTGTGACATCAGACTTACTATAACTCAATAATTACAGTCATTTTTTTCAAATCCTTTTGTAACTTTCAAAAAGTTAGTATAAGATACTGATTGGATgtaacaatttaaaatatttgttttcgcTCAAAAACCTTGTATACCTTTGACATTCTACCATAATCggcataacaaaaaaaaaaatggacaaTCACTATCAAAACTAGAAAggattatttagaaaaaaaatcttagagAAAAGATTATGAGAGAAGTATAGTCCTTATACACCACAAGAAAAGAAAGACACCTCACGTTTCGCTTTCATTATCCATGAGATCAGGAAACACCAAAGGCCCATCTTCCTTCGTTTAAATTGATATCTCAAAACACTCAAATACATCCACACATTAGTTACCTATTTACACTTCATATAATCTTTACGGTAGTACTATAACTTCTTGCTCTGTCTATTATAAATACCCTTTCTCTCTTCATCCCTCCCTCATTGCCTGtccctcctcttcctcttctggtTCCTGCATCAGCATATTCACCACCGACTGGGTATAGTATATACGTATTCAGTTCTGTACATATTATACATTCATTCGGTTTCTGTTTGTTTATACATGCTTGTTAATTTGTTGGCCAATCACGTAAGACAGAGGTTAGCTAGTGTGAATCTACGTGTAAAGTGATTTCGCCAAACTTCCAAAATTGTTGGAACATACtcgtgtttctttttttttctttttctgaataAGTATAAACAATCCGTGCATTGTTTTCTCTTTAACGTGATGTAACgagattgttattttttttataaaaaaactcatAATCTTAAAGCAAACCTGTTTCATTAAAATGGAGAAACTACATTTCCACTATCCGTCCATCGCATCCTTTCTTCCAAAAACACTTAACCATTCAAATTTGAACACTTTTTATTATCGTTTGCTAATTATATAATCGATAATGTTAGACCGTATTCTACTTCATTTATAATAAAGTTTACTGGTATAAATTACCATATTTCCGATGCTTGTTATAATATACTTTGGTTTCTATTGTTTTTGAATGGGTGTGTCTATAAAAGAACCGTTGTATTGTAGTTATCTTTAAATCTTTGATAGtcttttttttgccaaaaaaatctttgataattattaatagttaatATAACGAGATCCCGTCCGTCGACCACTTTTTTTTGTGTGAGCTTTTTTATCCTTTTACTTTTGACAGTTTATACTGTAGACAATAAATCTATTGACTTTGAAACTATATATAGAAAGTCAGCTTAATTCAAACTTATATACATCTAGTATATAAtcttcaaatttatatatttggaaCTAAATCTCAAATGAATTCATAACTTTATAGAATTTGACTACAAATAGTaaagtttgatgtgtttttaagTTTGAATATCCACTTTTACCTTATTTTTGGACTAATATCttctaaatattaatttaaaataaatggtCTTTCTTGTTGTCAACAAATATTTGCAAATATAAATACATGCAAATTGTCACGGTCCTCGTTGTTTGTTTTGATAAATAGCACAGATTTAAAAGAGTTCGAAAATAACACCAAAAGTTATGAAATACATGTGTATTTTTGGGAAAAAGCTTAAGTCAGTTGAATAAATGTTTATACacttttccaaatattttctagaATTTTTGTTCTGGTACTATTGGATATTTTAAAGGTTTAAGTAGTTCTATAATAAATTGTTTAGGAAATGAGTGTTCGTAATAATAATGTGGAAATATAGATAAAATTGAATTGTAGTTTAATACATCCTCCTAacgtttaattttcttttgattcacCACCTAAATAGAAAAGTTAATATcctttatttgtatataaaagaGATTGCATCcacctttttcttcttttctcaaaTTCTAATTTGGTTAATTACTTTTTAGATAAGGTAAAAGAAAATGACTTTTGTTTCTGGTAAGAGactttgttatatatatgtataagttGTTTGGATCAATGACTGACAGTATCAGCGAAAAACTAAGAAGACATGGGAAGCCAATCATACGAAGACGCCCTCGAAGCTCTCAAGAAGCTTGTCATGTAAGTAGATGTTAAAGATATTGAAAACTGATAGAATCCAgaagattttgtaaaatgatGGTTTTATAAAGTTTGTTTTCTGATCAAAAGGAAGATCAGGAAAATAGATATTGTATATTAGCCTATAGTTCATAATATTTCCGTGTTACGAGCAGTGAGAAGGATGACCTGAAGACGGTGGCTGCGGCCAAGGTGGATCAGATCACGGCTGAGCTTAAGAAAATCTCGTCATCGGACGGCAAACCATTCGATCCTGTGGAACGAATTAAGGAAGGCTTCGTCACCTTCAAGAAGGAGAAATACGAGTAATGAATctctcttcttgttcttctttcttatcaatattttcgttttaGTAACACTAATAACcatgtcataattttttttcaaaaaaaaaaaaaaataaccatcTCATAATTTGAAACTTAATTATACTGTATCTTAACTTTTTCCAGTACGAACCCTGCTTTGTACGGTGAGCTCGCCAAAGGTCAGAGCCCAAAGGTgaaaaaacgaagaagaaaaacaaataaattgttGGTTGTATGTATTTGttagataataatatatactcATATACTATGAAATGGTGCAGTACATGGTGTTTGCTTGTTCGGACTCACGTGTGTGCCCATCGCACGTGCTAAATTTCCATCCTGGAGATGCCTTCGTGGTTCGTAACATTGCTAATATGGTTCCTCCTTATGATCaggtaatattttatat is a genomic window of Brassica napus cultivar Da-Ae chromosome A2, Da-Ae, whole genome shotgun sequence containing:
- the LOC106364619 gene encoding uncharacterized protein LOC106364619 encodes the protein MQDFSSTVSFSPSFSFYVSGDGNIVETAVRVVRESQSYYSVKVDGDGDESEFEFETSPLREESFFHFPTTAEKENDADQSLSSPSQSHSSSDDPDDFSPSRYYCFWTPIRSPARGGSSKSKSSRRCRIKDFLRRSRSDGAVSTTSEPKRCSFKDLLLRRSHSDSGGNGSPVVKGKLKTASHKSTNVGEVNMRRTTYLPYRQDLIGVFAGRSRFRR